The following proteins come from a genomic window of Paramisgurnus dabryanus chromosome 19, PD_genome_1.1, whole genome shotgun sequence:
- the ndufs6 gene encoding NADH dehydrogenase [ubiquinone] iron-sulfur protein 6, mitochondrial, protein MAATLPRLLSFGKNTRALLNVLRISAAPSQQYTVPVSNYGEKITHTGQVYDENDVRRARFVGRPKEVNENFAINLVAEEPVTDVESRVVSCDGGGGALGHPRVYINLDKETKVGTCGYCGLQFQQKHHH, encoded by the exons ATGGCGGCCACCCTTCCGAGACTCTTGTCCTTCGGTAAAAATACGAGGGCTTTACTTAATGTTTTGAGGATTTCTGCAGCTCCATCTCAACAATACACTGTTCCTGTTTCAAATTATGGAGAAAAAATTACTCACACTGGACAG GTCTATGACGAAAATGATGTGAGGAGAGCTAGATTCGTCGGTAGACCAAAAGAG GTGAATGAAAACTTTGCAATCAATTTGGTTGCTGAAGAACCAGTGACAGATGTAGAGTCAAGAGTTGTGTCCTGTGATGGGGGTGGAGGGGCTCTCGGTCACCCCAGAGTTTATATCAATCTG GACAAGGAGACCAAAGTTGGCACATGTGGATACTGCGGGTTGCAGTTTCAGCAGAAGCATCATCACTGA